A portion of the Bifidobacterium lemurum genome contains these proteins:
- a CDS encoding HNH endonuclease produces MSTRRRQIPASVRETVFRAYGSSCWLRFPGCDIRADTLDHIYPDRLDGSDMPRNLRPACRHCNSARHDRLIQGRGIMAAIHLTTPYEDGVAVPDGALLLDWRDCWRMVGVDGNTGWILMQGMWRGLVYEALRTPNMMPLVLAPPPDTTASQVREWIRLGYQVECGPIGKHTVRASSCEAEARAWQSWRRSWLGQTTIDRLMIEREADWRRFGLVF; encoded by the coding sequence ATGAGCACCAGACGCAGGCAGATACCCGCCTCGGTCAGGGAGACGGTATTCAGGGCATACGGATCATCGTGCTGGCTGCGGTTTCCCGGATGCGACATAAGGGCCGACACGCTCGACCACATCTATCCCGACCGGTTGGACGGATCGGACATGCCGCGCAACCTGCGTCCCGCATGCCGGCACTGCAACTCGGCGCGCCACGACCGCCTGATCCAGGGGCGAGGCATCATGGCCGCCATCCACCTCACCACGCCATACGAGGACGGTGTGGCCGTGCCCGACGGCGCGCTGTTGCTGGACTGGAGGGACTGCTGGAGGATGGTCGGCGTGGACGGCAACACGGGCTGGATATTGATGCAGGGCATGTGGAGAGGCCTGGTCTACGAGGCGTTGCGCACGCCGAACATGATGCCGCTCGTGCTCGCGCCGCCGCCGGACACGACGGCATCGCAGGTGCGCGAATGGATACGACTCGGCTACCAGGTCGAGTGCGGGCCTATCGGCAAGCACACCGTGCGGGCCAGCTCGTGCGAGGCCGAGGCGAGGGCGTGGCAGTCGTGGCGGCGCTCGTGGCTCGGCCAGACCACCATCGACCGGCTCATGATCGAGCGCGAGGCCGACTGGCGTCGCTTCGGGCTGGTTTTTTAG
- a CDS encoding helix-turn-helix domain-containing protein, whose amino-acid sequence MASSYLTRAEVARLLNVSVATFDRMRADGRFDVHPAMWGGVRLYYLKSDVIGWMGRNRK is encoded by the coding sequence ATGGCATCGAGTTACCTGACCCGTGCCGAGGTCGCCAGATTGCTGAATGTGAGCGTGGCGACGTTTGACCGCATGAGGGCGGATGGGCGGTTCGACGTGCATCCGGCCATGTGGGGCGGCGTGAGGTTGTACTACCTCAAGAGCGACGTGATCGGCTGGATGGGGAGGAATCGCAAATGA
- a CDS encoding helix-turn-helix domain-containing protein produces MTSQIVANGACEAVDLLCRENNVSRAELARELHITRSAMSQKMTGRTVFTLHQIRKIADYFGVSVDSLLGREPLEVA; encoded by the coding sequence ATGACTTCTCAAATTGTCGCAAATGGTGCATGTGAAGCGGTAGACCTTCTGTGCCGTGAAAACAACGTGAGCCGTGCTGAGCTTGCCCGTGAGCTGCATATCACCAGATCGGCCATGTCTCAGAAGATGACCGGCAGAACCGTTTTTACGTTGCATCAAATCAGAAAGATTGCCGACTACTTCGGCGTGTCCGTGGACTCCCTGCTCGGCCGCGAGCCGTTGGAGGTGGCGTGA
- a CDS encoding ROK family protein, which produces MGVLRRINQDDLRNHNLSVTLDTLLRAQEPMSRADLAKTTGLTKATMSLLVSMLLEHGVIEEGTPAASAAFGRPSTPLVVRGGRFCGIGLQINTDGYGCLALDLNGDTLGREWVSADMTGTDPYDIFAKLDAMTFPLESRLKRRGCTVVGSGLALPGLVTEDMRLLVARNLDWENIDLTRFNVVRRLDAMGGNEAKMAALAQIPGYATERANFLNVVNRTDSFIYLSTDIGIGGAVVRDGEVVSGVQGFAGEVGHISVSMDGPVCGCGRHGCLECFAGRRAMIEAAGLAEGDAVTGSEALERFLQGWRGGDPVVAGVVDRAVDALVSAIASAINLCDIDTVLLGGLWTYFGDELASVLGGRLRSEVLGSPERQVRVFVPPVAEHPALYGAAEMGLRRFIDDPLHFMPEA; this is translated from the coding sequence ATGGGTGTTTTACGCAGGATCAATCAGGACGATCTACGCAACCACAATCTGTCCGTCACGCTGGACACGCTGCTGCGCGCTCAGGAACCGATGAGCCGGGCGGATCTGGCCAAGACCACGGGCCTGACCAAGGCGACCATGTCGCTGCTGGTCTCCATGCTGCTTGAGCACGGCGTCATCGAAGAGGGGACGCCCGCGGCGTCGGCCGCCTTCGGCCGCCCCAGCACGCCGCTGGTGGTGCGGGGCGGACGGTTCTGCGGCATCGGCCTGCAGATCAACACCGATGGATACGGCTGTCTGGCGTTGGATCTGAACGGCGACACCCTCGGCCGGGAATGGGTGAGCGCCGACATGACCGGCACCGATCCCTACGACATCTTCGCCAAGCTCGACGCGATGACCTTTCCTCTCGAAAGCCGGTTGAAACGACGCGGCTGCACGGTGGTCGGCTCCGGGCTCGCCCTGCCCGGCCTCGTCACCGAGGATATGCGGCTGCTGGTGGCCCGCAACCTCGACTGGGAGAACATCGACCTCACCCGCTTCAATGTGGTGCGTCGTCTTGACGCGATGGGCGGCAACGAGGCGAAGATGGCCGCGCTGGCGCAGATCCCCGGATACGCCACCGAGCGCGCGAACTTCCTGAACGTCGTGAACCGCACGGATTCCTTCATCTACCTGTCCACCGACATCGGCATCGGCGGCGCCGTGGTGCGCGACGGTGAGGTCGTGTCCGGAGTGCAGGGATTCGCCGGTGAGGTCGGCCATATATCGGTGTCGATGGATGGCCCGGTATGCGGCTGCGGGCGGCATGGCTGCCTTGAATGCTTCGCCGGACGGCGCGCCATGATCGAAGCCGCGGGTCTGGCCGAAGGGGACGCGGTCACCGGAAGCGAGGCTCTCGAACGGTTCCTGCAGGGTTGGCGCGGCGGCGACCCCGTGGTGGCGGGCGTGGTGGACCGCGCCGTGGACGCGCTGGTGTCGGCCATCGCCTCGGCCATCAACCTGTGCGATATCGACACCGTGCTGCTGGGCGGACTGTGGACGTATTTCGGCGACGAGCTCGCCAGCGTGCTCGGCGGCCGTCTGCGCTCCGAAGTGCTGGGTTCTCCCGAACGGCAGGTGCGCGTGTTCGTGCCGCCGGTCGCCGAACATCCCGCCTTGTATGGTGCCGCGGAAATGGGTTTGCGCCGTTTCATCGACGACCCGCTGCATTTCATGCCCGAAGCCTGA
- a CDS encoding xylulokinase, which produces MARILVAGIDTSTQSTKVRVTDAATGETVRFGQAKHPDGTSVNPEFWWTAFQEAAAQAGGLDDVAALAVGGQQHGMVILDKQGNVIRDAMLWNDVSSAPQAAALIDKLGEAPAQDGESEDATVRGKQRWVKAVGSSPVASFTLTKVAWVAENEPENAKRIAAVCLPHDWLSWRIAGYGPVAEGEDAHLEALFTDRSDASGTIYYDAATDTYRRDLIAMVLEAAWGDAAAAKTAAESIVLPTVLGPRDAAAVKASPTVAGKNIEGGCLLGPGGGDNAMAALGLGMAVGDVSVSLGTSGVAAAIAQNPVYDLTGAISGFADCTGHYLPLACTINGSRILDAGRAALGVDYDELAELAFQAEPGAGGITLVPYFDGERTPNRPDATASLTGLTLKNTTKANLARAFVEGLLCSQRDCLELIRALGAEINRILLIGGGAKSVAIRTLAPAILGMDVTRPETDEYVAIGAARQAAWVLSGEMEPPAWQLNIEGTDTAEPTPAVYEAYAAARG; this is translated from the coding sequence ATGGCGAGAATTCTCGTGGCTGGCATCGATACGTCAACCCAATCAACAAAAGTGCGTGTCACCGACGCCGCAACCGGCGAAACGGTCCGTTTCGGACAGGCCAAACATCCCGACGGCACCAGCGTGAACCCCGAATTCTGGTGGACCGCCTTCCAGGAGGCCGCGGCGCAGGCCGGCGGTCTTGACGACGTCGCCGCACTGGCCGTCGGCGGCCAGCAGCATGGCATGGTGATCCTCGACAAGCAGGGCAATGTGATCCGCGACGCCATGTTGTGGAACGACGTCAGCTCCGCCCCGCAGGCCGCCGCCCTGATCGACAAGCTCGGCGAGGCGCCCGCCCAGGACGGCGAAAGCGAGGATGCGACCGTGCGCGGCAAGCAGCGCTGGGTCAAGGCCGTCGGATCCTCCCCCGTCGCCTCCTTCACACTGACCAAGGTGGCCTGGGTGGCCGAGAACGAGCCCGAGAACGCCAAGAGGATCGCCGCCGTCTGCCTGCCCCACGACTGGCTGAGCTGGCGCATCGCCGGCTACGGCCCCGTGGCCGAAGGTGAGGACGCCCATCTGGAAGCGCTGTTCACCGACCGTTCCGACGCCTCCGGCACCATCTACTACGACGCCGCCACCGACACCTACCGTCGCGATCTGATCGCCATGGTGCTCGAGGCGGCTTGGGGAGACGCGGCCGCCGCGAAGACCGCCGCCGAATCGATCGTGCTGCCCACCGTGCTGGGACCGCGCGACGCGGCCGCGGTGAAGGCCTCCCCCACCGTCGCCGGCAAGAACATCGAAGGCGGATGTCTCCTCGGCCCCGGCGGCGGAGACAATGCGATGGCCGCGCTGGGCCTGGGCATGGCCGTCGGCGACGTGTCCGTCTCGCTGGGCACCTCCGGCGTGGCCGCCGCGATCGCCCAGAACCCCGTCTACGACCTGACCGGCGCGATCTCCGGATTCGCCGACTGCACCGGCCATTACCTGCCGCTCGCCTGCACCATCAACGGATCGCGCATCCTCGACGCGGGCCGCGCCGCGCTCGGCGTGGATTACGACGAGCTGGCCGAACTGGCGTTCCAGGCCGAGCCGGGCGCCGGCGGCATCACGCTGGTGCCGTATTTCGACGGCGAGCGCACGCCGAACCGCCCGGACGCGACCGCATCCCTCACCGGACTGACCCTGAAGAACACCACCAAGGCGAATCTGGCCCGCGCCTTCGTCGAAGGCCTGCTGTGCTCGCAGCGCGACTGCCTCGAGCTGATCCGCGCGCTCGGCGCCGAAATCAACCGCATCCTGCTCATCGGCGGCGGCGCGAAGTCCGTGGCCATCCGCACACTCGCCCCGGCGATTCTCGGCATGGATGTGACCCGCCCCGAAACCGACGAGTATGTGGCCATCGGCGCCGCCCGACAGGCGGCGTGGGTGCTCTCCGGCGAAATGGAACCGCCGGCGTGGCAGCTCAACATCGAAGGCACCGACACCGCCGAGCCCACGCCCGCGGTGTATGAGGCCTATGCGGCGGCGCGCGGCTGA
- a CDS encoding Lrp/AsnC family transcriptional regulator, producing MIAAGMDETDATIVSALRINGRATLSKLSCLTGMSASAVQSRIQKLERRGVITAYRAEVDYEHVGLPISAFISVIPLEYSQEMDMPERLKQLEGVVSCYSVTGEASYMLLVRVASPAALEDLIGKIHQAVPVSTRSQVILKPYFENLF from the coding sequence ATGATTGCCGCGGGCATGGATGAGACCGATGCGACGATTGTTTCGGCACTGCGCATAAACGGTCGGGCCACCTTGTCGAAGCTTTCTTGCTTGACGGGGATGTCGGCTTCGGCGGTGCAGTCGCGCATTCAAAAACTGGAACGCAGGGGAGTGATCACCGCGTACCGGGCTGAAGTGGATTATGAGCATGTAGGACTGCCGATCTCTGCGTTCATCTCCGTTATTCCACTTGAATATTCACAGGAAATGGACATGCCTGAACGACTCAAACAGCTTGAGGGAGTCGTGTCTTGTTATTCGGTGACCGGGGAGGCGAGCTACATGCTGTTGGTGCGCGTCGCTTCGCCTGCCGCATTGGAGGATTTGATCGGTAAGATTCATCAGGCGGTGCCTGTTTCCACGCGCAGCCAGGTGATTCTAAAACCTTATTTTGAAAATCTGTTCTGA
- a CDS encoding ABC transporter permease/substrate-binding protein: MMDVIQSFVVVFLERREELASLLLEHMQMTSSAVLLSLIIGVPLGLAITGSKGWSTFVIGLANITQSIPSLGLLAFLVPIVGIGKPSAVLMVIVYALLPIVKNTYIGITSIDQSTIESARGIGLSDGRIMLKIKLPLAIATIMGGVRISAVTAVGTVTIGAFAGAGGLGWMINLGLNANDVNLVLLGAIPACMLALAVDAVLAMVERILTPEGLKSPDKIVHLSKPHRVLRTAAAAIAAFAVLVAPLLSMIPEAVGHDDEIVVGSENFTEALILGNIYSQLIQRNTNLKVDEKFNLDGTLVTMNAFDSGDIDMFTDYTGVLAPNVLDLDVSTDVDQVYEEVRDGMAQNHGAKVSLPLGFSNTYVLAMSREASERTGITTLSELVEQSGTLRLGCTVAFSQRPDLLPKMESELGVAFLSVEGLEGNIRYQAIASGQIDVTDAYETDAMVKKMDLVELEDDIAFFPPYQAISIARSDTLATYPELEPLMAKLEGAISGEDMMEMNYQVDIEGRTPRDVAVEFLQSKGLA, from the coding sequence ATGATGGATGTTATTCAATCCTTTGTCGTTGTTTTCTTGGAACGACGTGAGGAACTCGCATCGTTGCTTCTCGAACACATGCAGATGACTTCGTCGGCGGTGTTGCTTTCTCTGATCATCGGTGTGCCGTTGGGGTTGGCCATCACCGGTTCCAAAGGTTGGAGTACTTTTGTGATTGGGTTGGCCAACATCACCCAATCGATACCGAGTCTAGGTCTGCTTGCCTTTCTTGTGCCGATTGTCGGTATCGGCAAGCCCTCGGCTGTGCTGATGGTGATTGTCTATGCGTTACTACCCATCGTTAAGAACACTTACATCGGCATCACGTCCATTGACCAGTCCACCATCGAATCGGCCAGAGGCATTGGCTTGTCCGATGGGCGAATCATGCTCAAAATCAAACTGCCGCTGGCCATCGCCACCATTATGGGAGGCGTGCGTATTTCCGCTGTCACCGCCGTGGGAACCGTCACCATTGGAGCTTTCGCCGGTGCCGGTGGACTGGGCTGGATGATCAACCTTGGACTAAACGCCAATGACGTGAATCTGGTATTGCTCGGTGCCATTCCCGCTTGCATGCTTGCACTTGCTGTGGACGCTGTGCTTGCGATGGTCGAGCGCATACTAACGCCTGAGGGACTCAAATCTCCGGATAAAATCGTGCATCTTTCCAAGCCTCATCGCGTTCTGCGTACGGCGGCGGCCGCCATTGCCGCGTTTGCGGTGTTGGTCGCTCCGCTGCTATCGATGATACCGGAGGCTGTCGGTCATGATGATGAAATCGTCGTTGGCTCGGAGAACTTCACCGAGGCGCTGATTCTTGGCAATATCTACAGCCAGCTCATCCAGCGCAACACGAACCTGAAAGTCGACGAGAAATTCAATCTCGACGGCACCTTGGTGACTATGAACGCTTTCGATTCGGGCGATATCGACATGTTCACTGACTATACGGGCGTTTTGGCTCCTAACGTGCTTGACCTTGACGTTTCCACTGATGTGGATCAGGTGTATGAAGAGGTCAGGGATGGCATGGCGCAGAATCATGGGGCCAAGGTCTCGTTGCCGTTGGGATTCTCGAACACGTATGTGTTGGCGATGAGTCGTGAAGCCTCCGAGCGTACTGGCATCACCACGCTTTCCGAATTGGTGGAGCAATCTGGGACACTTCGCCTCGGTTGTACTGTCGCGTTCTCGCAGCGGCCGGATTTGCTGCCCAAGATGGAATCCGAATTAGGGGTTGCGTTCCTCTCTGTGGAAGGACTTGAGGGCAATATCCGATATCAGGCAATTGCCTCGGGACAGATTGACGTGACTGATGCCTATGAAACTGACGCGATGGTCAAGAAGATGGACCTTGTGGAGCTCGAGGATGATATCGCATTCTTCCCGCCTTACCAAGCAATTTCGATTGCGCGCAGTGATACTCTTGCGACGTATCCCGAACTCGAGCCGTTGATGGCCAAACTCGAAGGTGCGATTAGCGGTGAGGATATGATGGAAATGAACTATCAGGTGGATATCGAAGGGCGTACGCCGCGCGACGTGGCGGTAGAGTTCCTTCAATCGAAAGGTCTGGCGTGA
- a CDS encoding ABC transporter ATP-binding protein — protein sequence MHVQVNVPYSTRPAIRENPAQILVRDVSKSYSGIRVLDGVSLEIEKGEFVVLIGPSGGGKTTLLKLLNKLILPDSGSIYLDGHLTAPVSGDKLRRGIGYVIQGGGLFPHMTVADNISIMMKVKGASVADIDDRVRAMLSMVDLPMSVMDEYPCQLSGGQQQRVGVARAFATDPSIILMDEPFSALDPLTRQDLQDQILALHRQSGKTIVFVTHDMDEAIKLADRIAIIQHGKVIQYDTPANILATPASDFVTRFIGRAQRVSATLEAGRQQMEEGGAS from the coding sequence ATGCATGTTCAGGTGAATGTTCCGTACAGTACCAGGCCGGCCATTCGTGAGAATCCGGCCCAGATTCTGGTGCGCGACGTGAGTAAATCCTATTCGGGAATCCGAGTGCTCGATGGTGTGAGTCTGGAGATTGAAAAAGGTGAGTTTGTCGTGCTCATTGGCCCATCCGGAGGCGGAAAGACCACACTGCTCAAACTGCTCAACAAGCTCATCCTCCCTGATTCAGGCAGCATCTACCTTGACGGCCATCTCACCGCGCCCGTGTCTGGAGACAAGCTGCGGCGCGGTATCGGATATGTCATTCAGGGCGGCGGGTTGTTTCCCCACATGACGGTCGCCGACAACATCTCGATTATGATGAAGGTTAAGGGAGCATCCGTGGCCGACATCGATGACCGGGTACGCGCAATGCTTTCCATGGTCGACCTCCCCATGTCCGTGATGGACGAATACCCCTGTCAGCTGTCTGGCGGACAACAGCAGCGGGTCGGCGTGGCACGGGCCTTCGCCACTGATCCCTCAATCATCCTTATGGATGAGCCGTTCAGTGCTCTTGATCCGCTAACCAGACAGGATTTGCAGGATCAGATTCTCGCGTTGCACCGCCAATCAGGTAAAACCATAGTGTTCGTCACGCACGATATGGACGAGGCGATCAAGCTTGCCGATCGTATCGCCATCATTCAGCATGGCAAGGTTATACAATACGACACCCCGGCCAATATTCTGGCCACTCCCGCCTCCGATTTCGTCACCCGATTCATCGGCCGGGCACAACGGGTTTCCGCGACTCTTGAGGCCGGCAGGCAGCAGATGGAAGAAGGGGGAGCGTCATGA
- a CDS encoding NAD(P)-dependent oxidoreductase, whose product MKIAICDYPEPLNRDLDIERGIFRKGLGDDVEIDVYEHHGDVDALKAAISDADGVLTSYLEFPADVIESAPKLKGISIEATGYNFVDAVAAERQGTAVAVIGEYCTQEVADHTMALALGISKSLKHYDREIEVKHRYDWNSTSGMKRLEESTIGIMGLGKIGKAVARRAQGFGLTVVAYDPYCPPEAAAAVDVRLVDKEELFRIADIITLNMLLTPETEHILNREAFAMMERKPVIVNVSRGGLIDETALVEALDSGRVFGAGLDVLVDETNEGTLANPLVGRENVILTPHSAFYSDKALYECQRIASENLVHILRGEQADVFRMVNKVKVAGGGA is encoded by the coding sequence ATGAAAATCGCCATTTGTGATTATCCGGAACCGTTGAACCGTGACCTTGATATCGAGAGAGGCATCTTTCGCAAAGGGCTCGGCGATGATGTTGAGATTGACGTCTATGAACACCATGGCGACGTGGATGCGTTGAAGGCCGCCATCTCCGATGCGGATGGCGTGCTCACCTCGTATCTCGAGTTTCCAGCCGATGTGATTGAAAGCGCGCCGAAGCTCAAAGGTATCTCCATTGAGGCCACCGGCTACAACTTCGTGGATGCCGTCGCGGCTGAACGGCAGGGAACGGCGGTTGCGGTGATTGGCGAGTACTGTACGCAGGAGGTTGCCGACCATACGATGGCTCTTGCCTTGGGCATTTCAAAAAGTCTCAAACACTATGACCGCGAAATCGAAGTAAAACACCGGTATGACTGGAATTCCACTTCCGGTATGAAGCGGCTTGAGGAGTCCACCATCGGCATTATGGGGTTAGGTAAGATCGGCAAGGCTGTGGCTCGTCGCGCCCAAGGCTTCGGACTGACCGTCGTTGCCTACGATCCGTACTGCCCGCCCGAGGCCGCGGCGGCGGTGGATGTGCGACTTGTCGACAAGGAGGAATTGTTCCGCATCGCCGACATCATCACGCTCAATATGCTGCTTACCCCGGAAACCGAGCATATTCTCAACCGGGAGGCGTTTGCCATGATGGAACGTAAACCGGTTATCGTCAACGTGTCGCGCGGAGGCCTTATTGATGAAACCGCCCTGGTTGAAGCTCTGGATTCAGGCAGAGTATTTGGCGCTGGTCTTGACGTGCTCGTCGACGAAACGAATGAGGGAACGCTCGCCAATCCCCTTGTCGGCAGGGAGAACGTGATTCTTACTCCGCACAGCGCGTTCTATTCCGACAAGGCGCTGTACGAATGTCAGCGCATCGCCTCGGAAAACCTCGTACATATATTGCGTGGCGAACAGGCGGACGTGTTTCGCATGGTCAACAAGGTGAAAGTGGCCGGCGGCGGGGCATAA
- a CDS encoding M20/M25/M40 family metallo-hydrolase: protein MATVYQNLLDAIVALRDEAFTVTEYLTAHPETGGREELSSRFVTEFLERHGYTVEHDYKAYRYAFRAYDTDDDRPKAAIMCEYDALPEIGHGCGHSLSCGISVLTALSLREAFPDFPWQIELIGTPAEETDGAKCPLAVNGAFDCYDFAAMCHMDHLNAPIMWNLACNDMTITLHGKTAHASASPWEGINAMEAAELIMHGVSLLRARFKPFMQVHGIVEEGGTLPNIVPDKAVLNYYTRALNLTELAELRRWVRQIVRGVSVATGVTYEITQKYPTFAELYRNPVELSAIEETFEDLGRPYGRYETPGASTDAGNVDMLIPTIHMEIQASDPDISLHTAAFESFMHGDRAKETLQNGASALATVLARLGYEDGLFDSIKTEHDRYRDEQRVKLRIDTGLVESGGPEGTTMSRDE from the coding sequence ATGGCTACTGTGTATCAAAATCTACTGGATGCCATCGTTGCATTGCGCGACGAGGCCTTCACCGTAACCGAATATCTGACGGCCCACCCCGAGACGGGCGGACGCGAGGAGCTTTCCAGCCGCTTCGTAACTGAGTTCCTTGAACGCCACGGCTACACCGTGGAGCATGATTACAAGGCCTACCGGTATGCCTTTCGCGCATACGATACCGACGATGATAGGCCGAAAGCCGCCATCATGTGTGAATACGATGCGCTGCCTGAAATCGGTCATGGATGTGGGCATTCTCTGAGTTGCGGCATCAGTGTATTAACCGCATTGTCGCTACGCGAAGCCTTTCCGGATTTCCCCTGGCAAATCGAATTGATTGGTACGCCGGCTGAGGAAACTGACGGTGCCAAGTGTCCTTTGGCGGTGAACGGCGCTTTCGATTGCTATGATTTCGCGGCCATGTGCCACATGGATCATCTGAATGCTCCTATCATGTGGAATTTGGCGTGCAACGACATGACGATCACGTTGCATGGCAAAACCGCGCATGCTTCGGCATCTCCATGGGAAGGCATCAACGCGATGGAGGCTGCCGAACTCATCATGCATGGAGTGTCCCTTCTTCGCGCCCGGTTCAAACCGTTCATGCAGGTGCATGGCATCGTGGAGGAAGGCGGGACGCTGCCTAACATTGTTCCAGACAAGGCGGTGCTCAACTACTACACCCGTGCGTTGAACCTTACTGAGTTAGCGGAACTTCGCCGTTGGGTGCGCCAGATTGTGCGCGGCGTGTCTGTTGCCACCGGTGTGACATATGAGATCACCCAGAAATATCCTACGTTTGCCGAACTGTATCGCAATCCCGTCGAACTGTCTGCGATTGAGGAAACCTTTGAAGATCTCGGCCGGCCGTACGGCAGATACGAGACGCCTGGTGCTTCGACTGACGCGGGTAACGTCGACATGCTCATTCCTACGATTCACATGGAGATTCAGGCTTCGGATCCGGACATCAGCTTGCATACGGCGGCGTTCGAATCCTTCATGCATGGCGATCGCGCCAAAGAGACGTTGCAGAACGGCGCCTCGGCGCTGGCCACGGTACTTGCTCGGCTGGGATATGAGGATGGTCTGTTCGACTCAATCAAAACTGAACATGATCGGTACAGGGACGAACAACGTGTGAAGTTGCGAATCGATACAGGATTGGTCGAATCCGGAGGACCCGAGGGGACGACCATGTCTCGCGATGAATAA
- a CDS encoding MFS transporter — protein MNSTARKYLSLIVLGFSAGAIYCLPYIKYVFYDAMLDVMHITNAQSGFLLSMYAFVCMFLYIPGGVLADKVSSKKAIILSLLGTALVTVIFMFTFSYPVALAVWFLFAFGSGFVFWSAILKAVRMIGTEKEQGSMYGIYYAANGTGGAVTNAIALKVFDGFGDDVRSGMFWALAVMIAAMVISAALLQVLLKEPSREELVTTPEEEKFHFSDLGTVLKNPAIWLISVVFFCVYGVYSCNSFFTPYLTDVIGFDSTTSGYLQIVRSYVVMLVAAPLGGFIADKVCKSTLKWFVVGGLVLGLSILAVILVGPDANGWLVAILTLIPGLFAMCLYGVMFSSMHEINIPVKVAGTAIGIASIIGYLPDVILQPFFGGLIDTDGNAGYPKIFWFLAAFCLITVVLSFLLYRRFATKQVTAEAASEQA, from the coding sequence ATGAATTCCACAGCACGCAAATACTTGAGTCTGATTGTGCTCGGCTTTTCCGCCGGCGCGATTTACTGTCTGCCGTACATCAAGTATGTGTTCTATGACGCCATGCTCGACGTCATGCACATCACTAATGCGCAGTCCGGATTCCTGTTGTCGATGTACGCGTTCGTATGCATGTTCCTGTACATTCCAGGCGGCGTCCTAGCGGACAAGGTTTCGTCGAAGAAGGCGATCATCCTGTCTCTGCTGGGCACCGCGCTGGTCACTGTGATCTTCATGTTCACCTTCAGCTACCCAGTGGCGCTCGCCGTGTGGTTCCTGTTCGCCTTCGGCTCCGGCTTCGTGTTCTGGTCCGCGATTCTCAAGGCCGTGCGCATGATCGGCACCGAGAAGGAACAAGGGTCCATGTATGGCATTTACTATGCGGCCAACGGCACCGGTGGCGCGGTCACCAACGCAATCGCTCTGAAGGTCTTTGACGGGTTCGGCGATGACGTGCGATCTGGTATGTTCTGGGCGCTGGCCGTGATGATTGCCGCCATGGTTATTTCCGCAGCCTTGTTGCAGGTGCTGCTCAAGGAGCCGAGTCGCGAGGAATTGGTGACCACACCCGAGGAAGAGAAATTCCATTTCTCCGATCTGGGTACTGTGCTGAAGAATCCGGCGATCTGGCTGATTTCGGTGGTGTTCTTCTGCGTGTATGGCGTGTACAGCTGCAACTCCTTCTTCACTCCGTATCTGACCGATGTGATTGGCTTTGACTCCACCACCTCCGGATACCTTCAGATTGTGCGTTCCTATGTGGTCATGCTGGTGGCCGCGCCTCTGGGTGGTTTCATCGCGGACAAAGTGTGCAAATCGACTTTGAAGTGGTTCGTGGTCGGTGGATTGGTGCTTGGACTGTCCATTCTTGCGGTCATTCTCGTCGGCCCCGACGCCAACGGTTGGCTAGTCGCCATCCTTACCTTGATTCCCGGTTTGTTCGCCATGTGCCTGTATGGCGTGATGTTCTCTTCCATGCATGAGATCAACATCCCCGTGAAGGTTGCCGGCACCGCCATCGGCATCGCCTCGATCATCGGATACCTGCCCGATGTGATTCTTCAGCCGTTCTTCGGTGGTCTGATTGATACTGACGGCAACGCCGGATACCCGAAGATCTTCTGGTTCCTTGCGGCTTTCTGCCTGATCACCGTTGTGTTGAGCTTCCTGCTTTACCGGCGCTTCGCGACCAAGCAGGTTACGGCCGAAGCTGCTTCCGAGCAGGCTTGA